The Phaenicophaeus curvirostris isolate KB17595 unplaced genomic scaffold, BPBGC_Pcur_1.0 scaffold_397, whole genome shotgun sequence DNA window ggggtgggaggagcCTGAAATGGGGGGAACCCCTTAAAAAAGGGGGTACCCCTCAaatttgggggtcccagccccccaccccagtTGCTGCGGGAGGGGAAATTGGGGTGATAAGGAGGGAAATTGGGGTgaaagggggggggaagggattggggggggctggttgggggggtccccgaGGGATCCGGCCTGGGGGGAGACCCAATTTTCTCGTTTCTGACCCCAAAACGGGGTCGGGGCGGGTGGAAAATGGGTCACGGctggagggggggtggggggttgtCAATATTGGGGTGTCCTGggatggattggggggggcggggggggggatcaggggggtttgggggtgatagagggggagggggggagtttgaggggagatttggggggctggggggtaatttggggggggttggagagggatttgggggggcaggagggtttgggggggagtTTGAGTCATTTTGGGGGTTCCGGGATAGATTTTGGGGTGAATTTAGGTCATTTTGGGGCTCccagatgggttttggggtgagtTTGGGTCATTTTGGGGCTCccagatgggttttggggtgagtTTGGGTCATTTTGGGGCTCccagatgggttttggggtgagtTTGGGTCATTTTGGGGCTCccagatgggttttggggtgagtTTGGGTCATTTTGGGGCTCCTGGATAGATTTTGGGGTGAATTTAGATCATTTTGGGGCTCccagatgggttttggggtgagtTTGGGTCATTTTGGGGCTCccagatgggttttggggtgagtTTGGGTCATTTTGGGGCTCCTGGATAGATTTTGGGGTGAATTTAGATCATTTTGGGGCTCccagatgggttttggggtgaatttAGGTTATTTTGGGGCTCCCAGATGGGTTTTGGGTGTGAGTTTGGGTCATTTTGGGGCTCccagatgggttttggggtgagtTTGGGTCATTTTGGGGCTCCCAGATGGGTTTTGGGGCGAATTTGAGTGATTTTGGGGCTCccagatgggttttggggtgaatttGAGTCATTTTGGGGCTCccagatgggttttggggtgaatttAGGTCATTTTGGGGCTTCcagatgggttttgggggtgaatTTGAGTCATTTTGGGGGTTCCTGGTGAGTTTTGGGGTGAGTTTGGGTCATTTTGGGGCTCATGGATAGATTTTGGGGCGAATTTGAGTGATTTGGGGGCTCCCAGATGGGTTTTGGGGCGAATTTGAGTGATTTTGGGGCTCccagatgggttttggggtgaatttAGGTCATTTTGGGGCTCccagatgggttttggggtgaatttAGGTCATTTTGGGGCTCccagatgggttttggggtgagtTTGAGTCATTTTAGGGCTCccagatgggttttggggtgagtTTTGGGTTATTTTGGGGCTCccagatgggttttggggtgagtTTGGATCATTTTGGGGCTCTAAGGTAGATTTTGGGGTGAATTTAGGTTATTTTGGGGCTCccagatgggttttggggtgaatttAGGTCATTTTGGGGCTCccagatgggttttggggtgaatttGAGTCATTTTGGGGCTCCcagatgggttttgggggtgagTTTGCATCATTTTGGGGCTCTCAGGTAGATTTTGGGGTCAATTTGGATCATTTGGGGGCTCTCAGGTAAATTTTTGGGGTGAACTTGGATCATTTTGGGGCGTCTGGGTGGCTCTGGAGGTGAATTTCAGTCATTTCGCGGCGCCCAGACGGGTTTTGGTGCGAATTTGAGTGATTTTTGAGGCAcccaggggggttttggggtgagtCGGGGTCTTTTAGGGcaatttgaggggttttgggtcCCCAGGGAGtgaatttgaggggttttgggtcCCAAGAGGGtgaatttgaggggttttggatCCTGAGGGGGTGAATTTGAGGGATTTTGGGTCCCAAGAGGGtgaatttgaggggttttgggtcCTGAGGGGGtgaatttgaggggttttgcCTTCTGAGGGGGTGAATTTGAGGCATTTTGGGTGCCAGGGGGtgaatttgaggggttttgggttCCAGGGGGGtgaatttgaggggttttgggtgCCGAGGGGGTGAATTTGAGAGGTTTTGGATCCTGAGGGGGTGAATTTGAGGGATTTTGGGTCCCAAGAGGGtgaatttgaggggttttgggtgCCAGGGGGGtgaatttgaggggttttgggtcCCGGGGGGGtgaatttgaggggttttgggtcCTGAGAGGGTgaatttgaggggtttttgCCTCCTGAGGGGGTGAATTTGAGGCATTTTGGGTGCCAAGGGGGtgaatttgaggggttttgggtgCCAAGGGGGtgaatttgaggggttttgggtgCCGAGGGGGtgaatttgaggggttttgggtcCCAAGAGGAtgaatttgaggggttttgggtcCTGAGGGGGtgaatttgaggggttttgggtcCCCGGGGGGtgaatttgaggggttttgggtgCCAGGGGGtgaatttgaggggttttgggtgCCAGGGGGGtgaatttgaggggttttgggtgCCGAGGGGGtgaatttgaggggttttgggtgCCAGGGGGGtgaatttgaggggttttgggtgCCAGGGGGGtgaatttgaggggttttgggtgCCGGGGGGGTGAATTTAAGGGGTTTTGGGTGCCAGGGGGGtgaatttgaggggttttggttCCCAGGGGAGGGAGTTTGAAGGTTTTCGGGAAGTTTTGGGTGTTAGGGGAGGGAGTTTGAGGGGTTTTAGTTCCCAGGGGAGGGAGTTTGAGGAGTTTTGGGTGCCGGGGGAGGGAGTTTGAGGGGTTTCGGGGAGTTTTGGGTGCCGAGTCCGAGGGTTCGGGGGGCTCccggggtgtgtgtgtgtgtgtcccccccacctcccGCTCTCACCTCCTCCCAGCGGATGAACTTGCTGCCCCGCACCAGCATCTCGGGCACCCGCGGCGGCTCCAGCGGCGCCGCCATCGCTGCCGGGaccgggcgggggggggggggggggggcgggggcgtAGAGACAAGGGGCGGGGCTAGgaggaagggggcgtggcttaagcgagagggggcgtggcctaaaaAGCGCGGGAGGGGCCCCACGGGGCTATTCGGgaatgggagggggcgtggccaaggagggggcgtggccaaagACTGGGACCAGCCCCCATAGGGGAGtatgagggggcgtggcctcagccctagggggcgtggcctcagctctagggggcgtggcctgagccATAGGGGCGTGGCCTAAGACATGGGCGTGGCTTAAATGCACCAATCGGCTtgtgggcgtggcctcagctccaggggggcgtggcctcagcaTGGGGCGTGGCCTTAAAGagtggagggggcgtggcttctgTTTTGGGGGCGTGGCCTTAGACCTGTGGGCGTGGCTTGGAGACTGGGATAGTGattgggggcgtggcctcttTGGGTCCCttgggggggattttggggtggatttaggGGAGTTTGGGTCTTGGGGTGGCGGATTTTAGAGGtttgggggcctgggggggtgattttggggtggatttaggGGAGTTTGGGTCTTGGGGTGGCGGATTTTAGAGGtttgggggcctgggggggtgattttggggtggatttaggGGACTTTGGGTCTTGGGGTGGCGGATTTTAGAggtttggggtcctggggggtgattttggggtggatttaggGGAGTTTGGGTCTTGGGGTGGCGGATTTTAGAGGtttgggggcctgggggggtcTTTTGGGTGAGTTGGAGAggtttggggtcctgggggggtgaTTTTGGTTGagttggagaagtttggggtcccaggggggtgattttggggtggatttaggGGAGTTTGGGTCTTGGGGTGGCGGATTTTAGAggtttggggtcctgggggggtgattttggggtggatttaggGGAGTTTGGGTCTTGGGGTGGCGGATTTTAGAggtttggggtcccgggggggtgattttggggtggatttaggGGAGTTTGGGTCTTGGGGTGGCGGATTTTAGAggtttggggtcccggggggtgattttggggtggatttaggGGAGTTTGGGTCTTGGGGTGGCGGATTTTAGAGGTTTGGGGGCctgggagggggttttgggTGAGTTGGAGAggtttggggtcctgggggggtgaTTTTGGTTGAGTTGGAGaggtttggggtcccaggggggtgattttggggtggatttaggGGAGTCTGGGTCTTGGGGTGGCGGATTTTAGAagtttggggtcctgggggggttcgTTTGGGTGAGTTGGAGAggtttggggtcccgggggggtgattttggggtggatttaggGGAGTTTGGGTCTTGGGGTGGCGGATTTTAGAggtttggggtcccgggggggtgattttggggtggatttaggGGAGTTTGGGTCTTGGGGTGGCGGATTTTAGAagtttggggtcctgggggggttcgTTTGGGTGAGTTGGAGAGGTTTTGGGTTCTTCTGTGGGAGTTTCAGACGTTTTGGGTCCTTGGGGGGCGATTTCGAAGTGAATTTGGGAAGTTTGGAGTCCTGGGCGGGTGATTTCGAAGCGAATTAAAAgcgattgggggggggggggggggaagggctACGCCTCCGCCCCTCCCTCCTCCGGAAGTGACGTCACGCGGCACTTCCGCCTCCACTTCCGGTGCCGCCATGCTGCCCTTGGGCCGCCTCCTCCGCGCGCTCCCGCGCCCCGCGACCCCCCGGTTGGGGCCGGGCCGCCGGGGAGTCACCTCGGGGCCTCCGGAGACGCCGCTGGGACCCGGAGTGAGTGTGGGGACCCCGGGGGTGAGGAGACGGCGCGGGGGGGAACGGGAACCCCCTGCAGCCCCAACCCACCTGATTCCACCCCAAAATCGCTCGATTCCACCCCAAACTCCCCTTCTTCCACCCCAAAAGCCCCTCAAACTACTCGGCtttcaccccaaacccactcGCTTCCACCCCAAAACGCCCTCAAACTCGATTCCACCCACAAACCCgattccaccccaaacccccctcatACTACTCGATTCCACCCCAAAACGCCCTCAAATTACTCGATTCCACCCCAAAACGCCCTCAAAGCCCTCAATTCCACCCCAAAAGCCCCTCAAACTCCTTGATTCCACCCCAaaatgccctcaaaccccctcgattccaccccaaaaccccctcaaacccccttgattccaccccaaaccccgATTCCACCCCAAAAGCCCCTCAAACTACTcgattccaccccaaaaccccctcaaactaTTCcattccaccccaaaaccccttcacACTACTCgattccaccccaaacccccttgaTTCCACCCCAAAACGCTCTCAAACTATTTGattccaccccaaaacaccctcaAACCCCTcgattccaccccaaaaccccctccaaCTACTCAAttcagccccaaaccccctcgaTTCCACCCCAAAATGCCCTCAAACTACTcgattccaccccaaaaccccctctaACTCCTTGATTCCGCACCAAACTCCCTcgattccaccccaaaacccccttatTCTTCTTTCAAACCACCTCattcccccccccaaccccctgattttgccccccaaccccagctttctcccccaaaccccacaattTCTCCCCCGACTGCTTGGTtctgtccccaaatcccctgatttcaccccaaaagtttcttttctcccccctAGGAAAGCGCCGTGGGGCTCCTGGCTATGGGGGCCGCCTGCCTGGGCCCCGCAGCCTGGGTTCTCGCCCACCTCGAGGATTATAAGAAGCGGGAGTAATGGGGACCCCTCCCCAAATTCCACTGGGACCACCGGGACCCCAAGAATTCCTTCATATTCCCACCGGGACCGCCCTCCGTGCTCTTCCCCTGTCACCCCcgggaccaccaggaccccaaGAATTCCTTCCAGGACCATTAGGAAATTCCTCCTCCCTTTAATAAACgttttttttcatccttctctGTTTGCTGCTACATCAAAAGGAGGTGGTTGCTAGGTGGTTGCTAGGTGGTTGCTAGGTGGTTGCTAGGTGGTTGCTAGGTGGTTGCTAGGTGGTTGCTAGGTGGTTGCTAGGTGGTTGCTAGGTGGTTGCTAGGTGGTTGCTAGGTGGTTGCTAGGTGGTTGCTAGGTGGTTGCTAGGTGGTTGCTAGGTGGTTGCTAGGTGGTTGCTAGGTGGTTGCTAGGTGGTGGACCTGGTTGCTAAGGGGGGGAGCGGTTGCTAGGGGGATGTTCTGGTTGCTGGGGGGGGAGTTGAGGGGCCTTGAGCtcttttaatcattttttttgcttttatcccccccctttttcctctttatccTCTTCATTTAGCCCCAAAATCCCCCGTTGACCCCAAATCTCCCCCTTTTTACCTAATTTCAACCCCATCACCCCCCAGTTTGTATCTCTTCCCTCCCAATTTTCCCACCTTACCCTCATTTCTTAAATATCTCAAGCTTCCCATTTTATTCCTCCAATTCACACATTTTCCACTTTATTCATCTCTTTCATataaatttctcattttattcatCTCTTTTATccaaatttctcattttattcctccatttcataaaatttctcattttattcccccttttcatacaaattttcccctttattccCCCTTTTCATACAAATTTTCCCTTTATTCCTCCATTCCATAcaaattttcccctttattcctcCATTCCATacaaatttttccttttattcctccATTCCATAcaaattttcccctttattcccccttttcatacaaattttcccctttattcccccttttcatacaaattttcccttttattcctCCATTCCATAcaaattttcccctttattcccccttttcatacaaattttcccctttattcctcCATTCCATAcaaattttcccctttattcctcCATTCCATAcaaattttcccctttattcctcCATTCCATACACTTTCCCCTTTATTCCTCCATTCCATAcaatttttcccctttattcctcCATTTTATATAAACTTTCCCCTTTATTCCTCCATTCCATAcaaattttcccctttattcctcCATTCCATACAAATTTTCCGCTTTATTCCCCCTTTTCATacaaatttttccttttattcctccATTCCATAcaaattttcccttttattcctCCAATTCATACgaattttcccctttctccctccatTCCATAcaaattttcccttttattcctccatttcatacaaatttttccttttattcctccATTCCATAcaaattttcccttttattcctCCAATTCATACgaattttcccctttctccctccatTCCATAcaaattttcccttttattcctccatttcatacaaattttcccctttattcctcCATTCCATAcaaattttcccctttattcctcCATTCCATAcaaattttcccctttattcctcCATTCCATACAAATTTCCCCCTTTATTCCTCCATTTCATAcaaatttttccctttttcccctcccaaacCAAGGAAAACACCCCATTTTTACACCATTTCACCATTTCCTagtttattttcacattcaGAGCCCGCGCTGCTCCCGTCCCGGCGGTTCCATCGCCGTTCGAGCccctggggaagagaaaataGGAGTCAAACCCGCGTTTCCCGGTGTCCCCGGAGCTCTCGGTGCCCCCCGAGAGCCGCGTGTCCCGGCACCTGAGGGTAGGACCGGCGGAGGCGACCGCCGGCACCGAAGACTTGACGCCGGCCACTGCTCTGCCTCCGGACATCCCAGACCCGGGCACGGCCAGCCGGGGTCTGCCAAGAACGGGAGGCCCCCCCGAACTCCAAACCCCCTGGGTCTGCCCCAAATCCACTTAATTTTACCCCAGAGTCACCTTTTTCCGCTCCAAACCCCCTGGTTCTGCCCCAAACCCGCTTCATTTTATTCCAGAGtcacctttttctgctccaaacCCCCTGGGTTCTGCCCCAAATCCACTTCATTTTACCCCAGAGtcacctttttctgctccaaacCCCCCGGTTCTGCCCCAAACTACTCAATTTTCTTCCCAGGTTCACCCTGTTCTGCTCCAAAGCCACTTAATTTTGTCCCAGAGtcacctttttctgctccaacccccctggttCTGCCCCAAATCCACTTCATTTTATCCCAGAGtcacctttttctgctccaaacCCCCTCGTTCTGCCCCAAACCCACTTAATTTTATCCCAGAAtcacctttttctgctccaaacCCCCTGGTTCTGCTCCAAACCAGCTTAATTTTATCCCACAGTCACCTTTTTCCGCTCCAACCCCCCCGGTTCTGCTCCAAACCAGCTTAATTTTATCCCAGAGTCATATTTTTCTGCTCCAAACCCCCTGGTTCTGCCCCAAATCCACTTAATTTCATCCCAGAGTCACCTTTTCCTGCTCCAAACCCCCTGGTTCTACTCCAAACCCGCTTAATTTTATCCCACAGtcacctttttctgctccaaacCTGCTTCATTTTATCCCAGTCACATTTTTCTGCTCTAAACCCCCCGGTTCTGCTCCAAACCCACTTAATTTTATCCCAGACTCACCTTTTTCTGCCCCAACCCCCCTGGTTCTGCTCCAAACCCGCTTAATTTTATCCCAGAGtcacctttttctgctccaaacCCCCCGGTTCTGCCCCAAACCCGCTTCATTTTATCCCAGAGtcacctttttctgctccaaacCCCCTTGTTCTGCCCCAAATCCACTTCATTTTATCCCAGAATCACCTTTTTCCGCTCCAAAACCCCCTGGTCCTACCCCAACCCCACCCAGTTTTACCCCCATCGCGCTGTTCGACCCGAAACCCCCTGGTTCTGCTCCAAACCAGCTTAATTTTATCACAGAGtcacctttttctgctccaaacCCCCCCGGTTCTGCCCCAAATCCACTTCATTTTATCCCAGAGtcacctttttctgctccaaacCCCCTCGTTCTGCTCCAAACCCACTTAATTTTATCCCAGAGTCgcctttttctgctccaaacCCACTTCATTTTATCCCAGAGtcacctttttctgctccaaacCCCCCGGTTCTGCTCCAAACCCACTTAATTTTATCCCAGAGtcacctttttctgctccaaacCTGCTTCATTTTATCCCCGAGTCACCTTTTTCcgctccaacccccctggttCTGCTCCAAACCAGCTTAATTTTATCCCAGAGTCACATTTTTCCGCTCCAGACCCCCTGGTTCTGCGCCAAATCCGCTTCATTTTATCCCAGAGTCACATttttctgctccaacccccccgGTTCTGCCCCAAATCCACTTAATTTCATCCCAGAGTCACATttttctgctccaacccccccgGTTCTGCCCCAAATCCACTTCATTTTATCCCAGAGtcacctttttctgctccaaacCCCCCGGTTCTGCCCCAAATCCACTTAATTTCATCCCAGAGTCACCTTTTTCCGCTCCAAACCCCCTGGTTCTGCCCCAAAATGACTTAATTTTATCCCAGAGTCACCTTTTTCTGCCCCCAATCCACCGAGTTTTGCCCTAAACCCCCTGATTTCACCCCAAACCACATGGTTCCAGCCCAAAATACCAAACTTCCACCTCAAAACCCCCTTATTCTGTCTCCAAACCCCCTGGTTCCACCCTCAAACCCCCCGATTTTGCCCACAAACCCTGGATTTCTCCCCAAAACCTCATGATCCCTCCCCTAACAGCTTGATTgtgccccaaaaccccccagtTCAACCCTAAAACCATCTGGTTCAACCCTAAAACCCGTGATtttacccccaaaccccaaaattatCCCCAAACCCACAAGATTTGTCCCTTAAACGTTTTGttttgcccccaaaccccccagtTCTACCTTTAAATCCCCTTATTTGGCTCCCAACCCCCAAAATTATCCCCAAAACCACGATTTTCCCCTTcaccacatttttttaaccCCAAACACCCCACTTCTACCTTTAAACAACCTGTTTCTCCCTTAAAATCCCATTTTTGCCTCCAAACCCCAAGATTAGTCCCCGAACCCCTTTGTTCTGCTCTTAATCCACTTGGTTCCACCCTCAAACCACCTCATTTTGCCTCAAAACCCCAGAATTATCCTCAAAACCACACGATTAATCCCCGAACCCCTTTGTTCTGCTCTTAATCCACCTGGTTCCACCCTCAAACCACCTCGTTTTGCCCCCAACCCCCAGAATTATCCCCGAACCCTCACAGCGCCACCCTAAAACCAGGAATTTTGCCCTAAAACCAAGGATTTTACCTCAAAAtcccttcacacacacacacccccccccccccccgctcctcCCGTCCCCTCACGCGGAGCCCCTCACCCCTACTCACCCACGCCGCGAAATGGCCGCCGCGCACCGCGCCTCCCCCTTTTATACCCGTCATGGCGGCTGCtgaggggggcgtggcctctgcCCCGctcagccaatgggagcggCCGGAAGGGGCGGGGTCTTTTAAAAAGACACCGGAAGTCCCGCCCACCACCCGGAAGCGCGGGAGGCGCCATGGGGATCGGAGGCAAAATCAACCGGCCCCGCACGGTgaatggcgggggggggggaaccgTGTACcggggaccccttagggcccggggagggggtcagggggaGGCTGAGGTGTCCTAaatggagggaggggatggtAGCCACGGGGGGGGGATCCGGTAGccacgggggggggggtgggggggcggtCCGGTAGGCCTgaggggggggggcaccggtAACCGGTAACGGGGAAAGCGGTTGGAAGCTTTTAGGGGGGGGGTCCGGTAACCCTTGGAAGGAGCCCGGTAGCCTTTTTGAGGGATTCCGTAGCTCTTAGAAAGGATCCGGTAGCCCCGGGGGGGGATTCGGTAGCCCCGGGGGGGGATTCGGTAGCCCCGgttgcgggggggggggtcgctCCGGTATCCCCGGTGTCTCATACCGTTATTCCTCCTTCTAGGAGCTGAAGAAGAAGCTCTTCAAGCGGCGCCGGGTGCTGGCGAGGGGGGGGCACAAGAAGAAGCGCCGGtgaggcccccccccccctcccccattcCCGGTAACCGGGGGGGGGGTTCCCGGTACTCCCGTTAACCCTTTATTTCCCCCCCCAGGGCACAGACcgaggccccccccccccgccctgtGGGGGAAGCGGCGGCGCAAGGAGCTGAAGAGGCTGCGGGTGGCAGCGCGAAATggtgacccccccaaaaaattgaCCCCCCCCCAGAAATATTAACCCCCTCGAATAATtgaccccccaaaaaaaaattaaccccccaaaaaattaaGCCCCCCCGAAAAATTAagctcccccccaaaaaaattgACCCCCCAAAGAAaatgacccccccaaaaaattaaGCCCCCCCAAAAGAATTGACGCCCCCAAAAAAATTGGTGCCCCAAAATAATTAAGCCCCCCTCAAAAAAATTGACCCCCCCAAAAGAattaacccccccaaaaaaattgacccccccaaaaaaaattaGCCCCCCAAAAGAATTAAGCCCCCAAAAAATTAAATCCTCTCTCAAAAAAATtagccccccccaaaaaattgacccccccaaaaaattgaTCCCCCCAGAAATTAAGCCCCCTCAAAAAAATtaagcccccccaaaaaaattaacccccccaaaaaaattacccctcaaaaaaattaacccccccaaaaaaattaacccccccaaaaaattgacccccccaaaaaattaaGCCCCCCAAAAAATTAACCCCCCTCAAAAGAattgacccccccaaaaaattgaCCCCCCAAACCTTGACCCCCCCTTTTTATGACCCCCCCAAACTTAACCCCCCAAACTTTAACACCCCCTTTTTTtgaccccccctttttttgaCCCCCCCAACCTGTGCCCCCCCCCTTTTTGTGCCCCCCCAGCTGTAGGCGCAGGAGCAGCCCCGGAGCCCCCGCCGAGCCGCGACGTCGAGATGCTGGAGGAGCcccaggggacacggggaccccagtgctcccagtagccccagtgcctccccagtgctcccagtatggccccagtgcctccccagtgctcccagtgcagccccagtgctcccagtatggccccagtgcctccccagtgcctccacAGAGCATCACCAGTagccccagtgcctccccagtatggccccagtgctcccagtatagccccagagcatccccagtatccccagtgcctccccagtgtggccccagagcatccccagtatccccagtgcctccccagtgcctccccagtatccccagtgcctccccagtgcctccccagtatccccagagcatccccagtatccccagtgcctccccagtgtggccccagagcatccccagtatccccagtgcctccccagtgcctccccagtatccccagtgcctccccagtctccccagtgcctccccagtatccccagtgcggccccagtgcctccccagtatccccagtgcggccccagtgcctccccagtatccccagtgcctccccagtatccccagtgcggccccagtgcctccccagtatccccagtgcctccacgctgggggcgtggcctcagccacagggggcgtggcctcagccATAGGGGCGTGGCTTAAAGTGCTCTAATAGCCTTTGTGGGCGTGGTCTCagctgggggcgtggcctcagccccaaggggcgtggccaaagcttgggggcgtggcctcggaCCTGTGGGCGTGGCTTGGAGACTGGGATAGTGattgggggcgtggcctcttTGGGTCCCTTgggggggtgattttggggtggatttaggGGAGTTTGGGTCTTGGGGTGGCGGATTTTAGAGGTTTGGGGCCATGGGGGGGTCTTTTGGGTGAGTTGGAGAggtttggggtcccgggggtgtgattttggggtggatttaggGGAGTTTGGGTCTTGGGGTGGCGGATTTTAGAGGtttgggggcctgggggggtgattttggggtggatttaggGGAGTTTGGGTCTTGGGGTGGCGGATTTTAGAGGTTTGGGGGCCTGGGGTGGGGGTGTTGGGTGAGTTGGAGAggtttggggtcccgggggggtgattttgggggggaTTTAGGGGAGTTTGGGTCTTGGGGTGGCGGATTTTAGAggtttggggtcctgggggggtgattttggggtggatttaggGGAGTTTGGGTCTTGGGGTGGCGGATTTTAGAggtttggggtcctgggggggtgattttggggtggatttaggGGACTTTGGGTCTTGGGGTGGCGGATTTTAGAGGTTTGGGGGCCTGgggaggtgattttggggtggatttaggGGAGTTTGGGTCTTGGGGTGGCGGATTTTAGACGTTTGGGGCCATGGGGGGGTTCGTTTGGGGTGGATTTAGGGGAGTTTGGGTCTTGGGGTGGCGGATTTTAGAggtttggggtcccgggggggtgattttggggtggatttaggGGAGTTTGGGTCTTGGGGTGGCGGATTTTAGAagtttggggtcctgggggggttcgTTTGGGTTAGTTGGAGAGGTTTTGGGTCCTGGGGGGTGGATTTCGAAGTGAATTTGGGAAGTTTGGAGTCCTGGGCGGGTGATTTCGAAGCGAATTAAAAGCGAAGGTGGGGGGGGAAGGGCTACGCCTCCGCCCCTCCCTCCTCCGGAAGTGACGTCACGCGGCACTTCCGCCTCCACTTCCGGTGCCGCCATGCTGCCCTTGGGCCGCCTCCTCCGCGCGCTCCCGCGC harbors:
- the LOC138735044 gene encoding uncharacterized protein yields the protein MGIGGKINRPRTELKKKLFKRRRVLARGGHKKKRRAQTEAPPPRPVGEAAAQGAEEAAGGSAKCCRRRSSPGAPAEPRRRDAGGAPGDTGTPVLPVAPVPPQCSQYGPSASPVLPVQPQCSQYGPSASPVPPQSITSSPSASPVWPQCSQYSPRASPVSPVPPQCGPRASPVSPVPPQCLPSIPSASPVPPQYPQSIPSIPSASPVWPQSIPSIPSASPVPPQYPQCLPSLPSASPVSPVRPQCLPSIPSAAPVPPQYPQCLPSIPSAAPVPPQYPQCLHAGGVASATGGVASAIGAWLKVL